In Kordia antarctica, the following proteins share a genomic window:
- a CDS encoding thrombospondin type 3 repeat-containing protein, whose translation MKKYFLTTILMLLCIMMNSQNYCGFSNSFRSQGFTTQAQIDSFVANHGSCNAIGNSNLTIGSTSGPSDIVDISGLSFLVEILQGGLTIANTQLTTLDGLQNLTTLGSYNHSIIITGNPNLTSISALQGATNSPGGLLNTIVIRDNPLLQNLNGLELFSVKTTFNLVNTGVASLSGLNLSQSSLYFIATDNPNLGDFSGMTMASGTNFDLISIKNNASLSSLAGLESITTAGEIIVENNGLVTLNGLNNLTTVSTTLTIKENNSLNSLDGLNSLSSVGTNLLINLNSNLTSISALSNLTSVGNDIYVINHPNLASLVGLEGLNTVDEVQITNNQAITAADFTGLTDVTNFTIYNNGQLQTLSMPNLTNVSNQLSIYGHSSLQTISLNSTTATSINKLRVFTNPSLTQINGMLANHVTATNIEGVLIENNLTLTSLDILTDITNYKKGITIKNNSSLANLGDLQNLQESGDIRIDGNSGLVNIDALQGLQESNNITLNNNASLATIDGLQNLIKTNNLTISNNQSITTLNNLGQRIEIFGDLTVTGNQNLTDIDYLEDLIKVYGDLSITNNVILDECCVLSRFYTGGALNGSIIISGNNTNCDSNRDVLDNCGEDGVITNDNCQDTSNPDQTDTDNDGVGDACDNCPSVANNNQLDSDNDGIGDVCQTQAGANTGFVGISTNTPMSKLHIEDGDVFLSNINRGIIMKTASGRCFRFQPNEQGKLVGKEVACPQ comes from the coding sequence ATGAAAAAATATTTTTTAACAACTATATTGATGCTTTTATGTATTATGATGAATTCACAAAATTATTGTGGATTTTCTAATTCATTTAGATCTCAAGGTTTTACCACACAAGCACAGATTGATTCTTTCGTTGCAAACCATGGATCATGTAATGCAATTGGTAATAGTAATTTAACTATTGGAAGTACTTCTGGTCCAAGCGATATTGTAGATATTTCTGGTTTATCTTTTCTTGTAGAGATATTACAAGGAGGACTTACTATTGCTAATACACAATTAACAACATTAGATGGACTTCAAAATTTGACCACATTGGGTAGTTATAACCATAGCATAATTATTACTGGAAATCCAAATTTGACATCTATTAGTGCTCTACAAGGTGCAACCAACAGTCCAGGAGGACTGCTAAATACTATTGTTATTAGAGACAACCCATTATTACAAAATTTGAATGGTTTAGAACTATTTTCGGTAAAAACTACATTTAACTTGGTTAACACTGGTGTAGCTTCATTGTCAGGGCTAAATCTTAGTCAAAGTTCATTATATTTTATAGCAACTGATAATCCTAATCTTGGAGATTTTTCAGGAATGACAATGGCTTCAGGAACTAATTTCGATCTAATTTCTATAAAAAATAATGCTTCTTTAAGTTCTCTTGCAGGTTTAGAATCAATAACGACCGCTGGAGAAATTATTGTAGAGAATAATGGACTTGTAACATTGAATGGTTTGAATAATTTGACTACAGTGTCTACTACACTTACAATCAAAGAGAACAATAGCCTAAACTCATTAGACGGATTAAATAGCTTGAGTTCTGTTGGAACTAATCTCCTAATAAACTTAAACTCAAACCTAACAAGTATTTCTGCACTAAGTAATTTGACATCCGTAGGAAATGATATTTACGTCATAAATCACCCAAATTTAGCGTCATTAGTAGGGTTGGAAGGGTTAAATACAGTAGATGAAGTGCAGATAACAAATAATCAAGCTATTACTGCTGCGGATTTTACAGGGCTTACTGATGTAACTAACTTTACTATATATAACAATGGTCAGTTGCAAACCCTAAGTATGCCTAATTTGACGAATGTAAGTAATCAACTATCTATTTACGGACATAGTTCATTGCAAACAATTTCACTAAACTCAACAACAGCAACTTCAATTAATAAACTTAGAGTTTTTACAAATCCTTCATTAACTCAGATAAACGGAATGCTAGCTAATCATGTGACAGCTACAAATATAGAAGGTGTTTTAATTGAAAACAATCTTACACTTACTTCCTTAGATATTCTTACAGATATAACAAACTATAAAAAAGGAATTACAATCAAGAATAATTCAAGTTTAGCAAATCTTGGTGATCTTCAAAACTTACAAGAATCTGGCGATATACGTATAGATGGTAATTCAGGATTAGTAAATATTGATGCGCTGCAAGGTTTACAAGAATCAAATAATATTACGCTAAATAATAATGCTTCCTTAGCAACTATTGATGGTTTGCAAAACTTAATCAAAACAAATAATTTAACGATTAGTAATAATCAAAGCATAACGACATTAAATAATTTAGGGCAACGAATAGAAATTTTTGGAGATCTTACAGTTACAGGAAACCAAAATTTAACAGATATCGATTATCTAGAAGATCTTATAAAAGTATATGGAGATCTATCTATTACTAACAATGTAATTTTAGATGAATGTTGTGTGCTTTCTCGTTTTTACACAGGTGGAGCACTTAATGGTTCAATAATTATAAGTGGTAATAATACAAATTGTGATAGCAATCGTGATGTTTTAGATAATTGCGGTGAAGATGGCGTCATTACAAATGACAATTGCCAAGATACGAGCAATCCAGACCAAACAGATACAGACAATGATGGCGTTGGCGATGCGTGTGATAACTGTCCTTCAGTTGCAAATAACAATCAATTAGATTCTGACAATGACGGAATTGGTGATGTTTGCCAAACACAAGCTGGCGCAAATACAGGTTTTGTTGGAATCAGTACCAATACACCAATGAGTAAACTTCACATTGAAGATGGCGATGTGTTTTTAAGTAATATCAACCGTGGGATTATTATGAAAACAGCTTCAGGAAGGTGTTTTCGCTTTCAACCTAATGAACAAGGAAAATTGGTTGGAAAAGAGGTTGCGTGTCCACAATAA
- a CDS encoding thrombospondin type 3 repeat-containing protein, which produces MKKYYITIIFSFIMFVVQAQPCSTTNITLNSQAEVDSFIINNAGTCTTSSFTLTVTGSDVVDISGLSFITSVGRSLVIENTGLTTLDGLQNITAIGNPTLSYSLTINNNPNLVSLQALSGLTSLTESLIITNNASLPNLLGLEGLASLEGTVTITGNANLQSLTGLDNLTSSDTFTVTNNQTLNTLTLNALSTSNFITIYDNAQLQTINMPGLATVSERLIINTSTALQTISLGSGGLVSIKKIIIKDNPALTEIGGFTLANDTTGYVLEGILIQNNLALTSLNFFANVTEYRSGITIRNNSSLVDMDDFQNLRKSGRFIINNNSGLTSMDNFGNNLEVFGDLIISVNQNLTDISYLDDVIRIFEDLNISGNPTLDECCVLQRFYTNGAVVGSIAIYSNNANCNSIDDILDGCGEDGVIANDNCQDTSNPDQLDSDNDGIGDACDNCGTVANNNQLDSDGDGIGDACQTQAGTNTGFVGVSTNNPLSKFHVEDGDVFISNLNRGIIMKTPEGKCYRYQPKENGLLVGKQITCPQ; this is translated from the coding sequence ATGAAAAAATATTACATCACAATTATCTTTAGTTTTATAATGTTTGTTGTACAGGCACAACCATGTTCTACAACAAACATTACTTTAAATAGTCAAGCAGAAGTAGATAGTTTTATTATCAATAATGCAGGAACATGTACAACTTCATCATTTACATTAACCGTTACGGGAAGCGATGTTGTTGATATTTCGGGTTTATCCTTTATTACTTCAGTTGGAAGAAGTTTGGTCATAGAAAATACAGGTTTGACCACGTTGGACGGACTTCAAAATATTACCGCTATTGGAAATCCTACTTTGTCATATTCCTTAACGATCAATAATAATCCAAATTTAGTATCTCTACAAGCATTAAGCGGCTTAACTTCACTAACAGAAAGTTTAATTATAACTAATAATGCGAGTTTGCCTAACTTACTCGGTTTAGAAGGTTTGGCTAGCTTGGAAGGAACAGTAACTATTACAGGCAACGCCAATTTACAATCACTAACAGGACTTGATAATTTAACTTCTTCTGATACATTTACTGTTACAAACAATCAAACATTAAACACCTTAACATTAAACGCACTTTCTACATCAAACTTTATAACAATTTATGATAATGCGCAATTGCAAACGATTAATATGCCAGGTTTGGCGACAGTTTCCGAGAGACTCATCATCAATACTAGTACTGCTTTACAAACGATTTCTTTAGGTTCAGGAGGTTTGGTTTCCATAAAAAAAATAATAATAAAAGACAATCCTGCTTTAACAGAAATAGGTGGTTTTACATTAGCAAACGATACAACAGGATATGTTCTTGAAGGTATTTTGATTCAAAACAATTTGGCACTAACATCATTGAACTTTTTCGCAAATGTTACTGAATATAGAAGCGGTATCACTATCAGGAATAATTCGAGTCTTGTTGATATGGACGATTTTCAAAATTTGAGAAAATCAGGGAGATTCATCATAAATAATAATTCAGGATTAACTTCTATGGATAACTTTGGAAATAACTTAGAAGTTTTCGGAGATTTGATTATCTCAGTAAATCAAAACTTAACAGATATATCTTATTTAGATGATGTAATCCGAATATTTGAAGATTTGAATATTAGCGGAAACCCAACCCTGGATGAATGTTGTGTTTTACAGCGTTTTTACACTAATGGAGCTGTTGTGGGAAGCATTGCTATTTATTCAAACAATGCTAACTGTAATTCCATTGATGACATTTTAGACGGTTGCGGCGAAGATGGCGTCATTGCAAATGATAACTGCCAAGACACCAGCAATCCAGATCAACTAGATTCAGATAATGACGGAATTGGTGACGCTTGTGATAATTGCGGAACTGTGGCAAATAACAATCAATTAGACAGTGATGGAGACGGAATTGGCGATGCGTGCCAAACACAAGCAGGAACAAATACAGGTTTTGTTGGCGTAAGCACAAACAACCCGTTGAGTAAATTTCATGTAGAAGATGGCGATGTATTTATCAGTAATCTCAATAGAGGAATTATCATGAAAACACCCGAAGGAAAATGTTATCGATACCAACCTAAAGAAAATGGATTATTAGTCGGGAAACAAATTACGTGTCCGCAATAA
- a CDS encoding sigma-70 family RNA polymerase sigma factor, protein MRQLKITKQVTNRETASLDKYLQEIGKVDLITADEEVELAQRIKAGDQIALEKLTKANLRFVVSVAKQYQNQGLTLPDLINEGNLGLIKAAQRFDETRGFKFISYAVWWIRQSILQALAEQSRIVRLPLNKIGSINKINKTFAYLEQSHERIPSAEEIAKELDMTVNDVKESMKNSGRHVSMDAPLVEGEDSNLYDVLNSGESPNPDKELLHESLKTEIERALETLTPREADVIRLYFGLGNQHPMTLEEIGETFDLTRERVRQIKEKAIRRLKHTSRSKILKTYLG, encoded by the coding sequence ATGAGACAACTTAAAATTACCAAGCAGGTTACCAACAGGGAAACTGCATCCTTAGACAAATATCTTCAAGAAATCGGTAAAGTTGACCTTATTACAGCAGACGAGGAAGTAGAATTAGCACAAAGAATTAAGGCTGGAGACCAGATTGCTCTAGAAAAATTAACAAAGGCTAACCTTCGTTTCGTAGTTTCGGTTGCAAAACAGTATCAAAATCAAGGATTAACACTTCCTGATTTGATCAATGAAGGGAATTTGGGTCTTATTAAAGCCGCACAACGTTTTGATGAAACGCGTGGTTTTAAATTTATTTCGTATGCCGTATGGTGGATTAGACAATCTATCCTTCAAGCATTAGCAGAACAATCTCGTATTGTTCGATTACCATTAAACAAAATTGGTTCTATTAACAAGATTAATAAAACCTTCGCATATTTAGAACAAAGTCATGAACGTATTCCTTCTGCAGAAGAAATTGCAAAAGAGTTAGACATGACTGTGAATGACGTTAAAGAATCGATGAAAAACTCAGGTCGTCACGTATCAATGGATGCGCCACTTGTAGAAGGAGAAGATTCTAACTTATACGATGTATTGAATTCTGGTGAATCGCCAAATCCTGATAAAGAGTTATTACATGAGTCTTTAAAAACAGAGATTGAGCGTGCATTAGAGACGTTAACACCAAGAGAAGCAGACGTAATTCGTTTGTATTTCGGATTAGGAAACCAACATCCAATGACCTTGGAAGAAATTGGTGAGACTTTCGACTTAACTCGCGAGCGTGTACGTCAGATTAAAGAAAAAGCGATTCGTCGTTTGAAACACACTTCACGTAGTAAAATATTAAAAACATATTTAGGATAA
- the rpe gene encoding ribulose-phosphate 3-epimerase: MSIKRIAPSILAADFANLQRDIEMVNQSEADWFHIDIMDGVFVPNISFGMPVLKAISKHATKTIDVHLMIVDPDRYIQTFADLGANVLTVHYEACPHLHRTLQAIKAAGMKAGVALNPHTNVNLLEDVIKDIDLVCIMSVNPGFGGQSFIENTFSKIKRLKDLIIEKGATTEIEIDGGVNDKNAKDLIDAGADVLVAGSFVFKSENPTATIANLKKIVS, from the coding sequence ATGTCTATAAAAAGAATTGCGCCTTCTATCCTAGCCGCAGATTTTGCCAATTTACAACGCGATATTGAAATGGTGAACCAAAGTGAAGCCGATTGGTTTCATATTGATATTATGGACGGCGTTTTTGTCCCGAATATTTCTTTTGGAATGCCCGTTTTGAAAGCCATTAGCAAACATGCAACTAAAACAATTGATGTTCATTTGATGATCGTTGATCCTGATCGGTATATTCAGACGTTTGCAGATTTGGGCGCGAATGTTTTAACGGTTCATTACGAAGCGTGTCCACATTTGCACAGAACTTTACAAGCTATTAAAGCCGCTGGAATGAAAGCTGGCGTTGCGTTGAATCCGCATACAAATGTAAATTTGTTAGAAGATGTTATTAAAGATATTGATTTGGTATGTATTATGAGTGTGAATCCTGGTTTTGGCGGACAATCGTTTATAGAAAACACATTTTCTAAAATTAAAAGATTGAAAGATTTAATAATTGAAAAAGGCGCAACAACAGAGATTGAAATTGATGGCGGCGTAAATGACAAGAATGCAAAAGATTTGATTGATGCTGGCGCAGATGTGTTAGTGGCAGGAAGTTTTGTGTTTAAGTCTGAAAACCCAACAGCAACTATTGCTAATTTGAAGAAGATTGTTTCTTGA